A single genomic interval of Corylus avellana chromosome ca10, CavTom2PMs-1.0 harbors:
- the LOC132163832 gene encoding NAC transcription factor 32-like, with amino-acid sequence MEAVKPDVTHNCDHYFKTLPPGYRFRPTEEELINCYLNPKLLNQPLPRSQIIEAKIYDFHPDILTGMYQEIYTDKENGVHEWYFFTPRERKYPNGERPNRTTGDGYWKATGSDKPIEDTRNILIGFKKTLVFYQGKAPGGVKSNWIMHEFRTANPPLRKRKYENDMTALS; translated from the exons ATGGAGGCCGTGAAGCCGGATGTGACGCATAATTGCGATCATTACTTCAAAACTCTCCCGCCTGGGTATAGGTTCCGCCCCACTGAGGAGGAGCTAATCAACTGCTACTTAAACCCCAAGCTTTTGAACCAGCCCCTGCCACGAAGCCAGATCATCGAGGCTAAAATATATGACTTCCACCCTGATATTCTTACAG GAATGTACCAAGAAATATACACAGACAAAGAGAATGGAGTACACGAATGGTACTTTTTCACACCAAGAGAAAGAAAGTACCCAAATGGAGAACGTCCAAATCGAACTACCGGGGATGGATACTGGAAGGCTACCGGATCTGACAAGCCAATTGAagatacaagaaatattttaattgggttTAAGAAGACATTGGTGTTCTACCAAGGAAAAGCTCCCGGAGGTGTCAAGTCCAACTGGATTATGCATGAATTTAGGACCGCCAATCCTCCTCTTCGaaagagaaaatatgaaaatgacATGACA GCTCTATCATAA
- the LOC132163833 gene encoding uncharacterized protein LOC132163833: protein MASSISSKASKIQKNHSPSSHGTLHKSVPISGLLLFLFCIFSLNPPSNYQPFSRPTTTPSSSTNISHIVFGIVGALNTWNSRKPYVESWWRPNITRGYLFLDGQPTPEFQPWPSNLPPFHVSEDVRKIPTFPKTVRLIPARIVRTIIEAFRKGDKNVRWYVMGDDDTIFFVDNLIGVLAKYNHSKYYYIGSNSDFVKSNYDFSFDMAFGGAGYALSYPLVEALAAKLDAFLVLVL from the exons ATggcttcttcaatttcttcaaaagcgagcaaaattcaaaaaaatcacagcCCTTCATCTCATGGAACCCTACACAAGTCGGTACCTATTTCAGGGCTgctcctttttttgttttgcatctTCTCCTTAAACCCTCCCAGCAATTACCAACCTTTCAGTCGTCCCACTACTACTCCCAGCTCTTCGACCAACATCAGCCACATTGTTTTTGGAATTGTCGGCGCCCTGAATACATGGAACTCCAGAAAACCATACGTTGAATCATGGTGGCGACCAAACATAACCCGAGGATATCTTTTCCTCGACGGACAGCCGACGCCGGAGTTCCAACCATGGCCTTCAAATCTTCCTCCTTTTCATGTCAGCGAGGATGTCAGGAAGATCCCAACATTCCCCAAAACGGTGAGGCTGATTCCGGCTCGAATCGTGCGAACAATAATTGAAGCGTTTAGGAAGGGAGATAAAAACGTGAGGTGGTATGTGATGGGAGATGATGatacaatattttttgttgataatttaATTGGGGTTCTTGCAAAATACAACCATTCAAAGTACTACTATATTGGGTCGAATTCTGATTTTGTTAAATCCAACTATGATTTCTCGTTTGATATGGCTTTTGGTGGAGCTGGATATGCTTTGAGCTACCCTCTGGTTGAAGCATTGGCAGCCAAGTTAGACGCTT TTTTGGTGCTTGTTCTCTGA
- the LOC132164436 gene encoding phenylacetaldehyde reductase-like produces the protein MSSGAGKIVCVTGASGFIASWIVKFLLQRGYTVRASVRDPNDPKKTNHLLVLDGAKERLHLFKANLLEEGAFDSAIEGCECVFHTASPFFIDVKDPQAELLEPAVKGTLNVLNSCAKSPSVKRVVLTSSVAAVSFNERPQTPDVVVDETWFSDPEFAKKEQHWYVLSKTLAEDTAWKFAKEKGIDMVTINPAMVIGPLLQPALNTSAAVILNLINGAQVFPNLTFGWVDVRDVAKAHIQAYEIPSASGRYCTVGRVAHCSEVVRTLSELYPSLQLPQKCADDKPFVPTFQVSKEKAKSLGIEFTPFEVSLKETVECLKEKGFASF, from the exons atgagcagtGGAGCAGGAAAGATCGTGTGCGTCACCGGTGCGTCCGGCTTTATAGCTTCATGGATCGTCAAGTTTCTTCTCCAGCGCGGTTACACTGTCAGGGCCTCTGTTCGCGACCCAA ATGAtcccaaaaaaacaaaccacTTACTCGTACTTGATGGAGCTAAGGAGAGACTTCACCTCTTCAAAGCAAATCTACTGGAAGAAGGTGCCTTCGATTCTGCTATTGAGGGCTGTGAATGTGTATTTCATACTGCATCTCCCTTCTTTATTGATGTTAAGGACCCACAG GCAGAGCTACTTGAACCTGCAGTAAAGGGAACACTTAATGTTCTTAATTCGTGTGCAAAGTCTCCATCTGTGAAGCGGGTAGTTTTGACATCTTCTGTAGCTGCAGTTTCATTCAATGAAAGACCTCAAACCCCTGATGTGGTTGTTGATGAGACTTGGTTTTCTGATCCGGAATTTGCTAAGAAAGAACAG CACTGGTATGTGCTTTCAAAGACATTGGCTGAAGACACTGCCTGGAAGTTTGCCAAAGAGAAGGGTATTGACATGGTTACAATTAACCCAGCAATGGTGATTGGTCCTCTCTTACAGCCGGCACTTAATACAAGTGCGGCTGTGATTTTGAACTTAATAAATG GAGCACAGGTGTTTCCTAATCTAACATTTGGATGGGTTGATGTCAGAGATGTTGCCAAAGCACATATTCAAGCATATGAAATCCCTTCAGCTAGTGGAAGATATTGTACGGTCGGGAGAGTTGCACACTGTTCTGAAGTTGTGAGGACTTTAAGTGAGCTTTATCCCTCTTTACAACTTCCACAGAA GTGTGCAGATGATAAGCCGTTTGTGCCAACATTTCAAGTGTccaaagaaaaggcaaaaagcTTGGGTATTGAATTCACTCCTTTTGAGGTGAGCCTTAAGGAAACCGTTGAATGCTTGAAGGAAAAGGGCTTTGCCAGTTTTTAA
- the LOC132164435 gene encoding phenylacetaldehyde reductase-like → MSSGAGKIVCVTGASGFIASWIVKFLLQRGYTVRASVRDPNDPKKTNHLLVLDGAKERLHLFKANLLEEGAFDSAIEGCECVFHTASPFFIDVKDPQAELLEPAVKGTLNVLNSCAKSPSVKRVVLTSSVAAVSFNERPQTPDVVVDETWFSDPEFAKKEQQWYVLSKTLAEDTAWKFAKEKGIDMVAINPAMVIGPLLQPALNTSAAAILNLINGAQVFPNLTFGWVDVRDVAKAHIQAYEIPSASGRYCMVGRVVHYSELVRTLSELYPSLQLPQKCADEKPFVPTFQVSKEKAKSLGIEFTPFEVSLEETVESLKEKNFVSF, encoded by the exons atgagcagtGGAGCAGGAAAGATCGTGTGCGTCACCGGTGCGTCCGGCTTCATAGCTTCATGGATCGTCAAGTTTCTTCTCCAGCGCGGTTACACTGTCAGGGCCTCTGTTCGCGACCCAA ATGAtcccaaaaaaacaaaccacTTACTCGTACTTGATGGAGCTAAGGAGAGACTTCACCTCTTCAAAGCAAATCTACTGGAAGAAGGTGCCTTCGATTCTGCTATTGAGGGCTGTGAATGTGTATTTCATACTGCATCTCCCTTCTTTATTGATGTTAAGGACCCACAG GCAGAGCTACTTGAACCTGCAGTAAAGGGAACACTTAATGTTCTTAATTCGTGTGCAAAGTCTCCATCTGTGAAGCGGGTAGTTTTGACATCTTCTGTAGCTGCAGTTTCATTCAATGAAAGACCTCAAACCCCTGATGTGGTTGTTGATGAGACTTGGTTTTCTGATCCGGAATTTGCTAAGAAAGAACAG caaTGGTATGTGCTTTCAAAGACATTGGCTGAAGACACTGCCTGGAAGTTTGCCAAAGAGAAGGGTATTGACATGGTTGCAATTAACCCAGCAATGGTGATTGGTCCTCTCTTACAGCCGGCACTAAATACAAGTGCGGCTGCAATTTTGAACTTAATAAATG GAGCACAGGTGTTTCCCAATCTAACATTTGGATGGGTTGATGTCAGAGATGTTGCCAAAGCACATATTCAAGCATATGAAATCCCTTCAGCTAGTGGAAGATATTGTATGGTTGGGAGAGTTGTACACTATTCTGAACTTGTGAGGACTTTAAGTGAGCTTTATCCCTCTTTACAACTTCCACAAAA GTGTGCGGACGAAAAGCCGTTTGTGCCAACATTTCAAGTGTccaaagaaaaggcaaaaagcTTGGGTATTGAATTCACTCCTTTTGAGGTGAGCCTTGAGGAAACTGTTGAAAGCTTGAAGGAAAAGAACTTTGTCAGCTTTTAA
- the LOC132164785 gene encoding phenylacetaldehyde reductase-like encodes MSSGAGKIVCVTGASGFIASWIVKFLLQRGYTVRASVRDPNDPKKTNHLLVLDGAKERLHLFKANLLEEGAFDSAIEGCECVFHTASPFFIDVKDPQSLLLEPAVKGTLNVLNSCAKSPSVKRVVLTSSVAAVSFNERPQTPDVVVDETWFSDPEFAKKEQQWYVLSKTLAEDTAWKFAKEKGIDMVAINPAMVIGPLLQPALNTSAAAILNLINGAQVFPNLTFGWVDVRDVAKAHIQAYEIPSASGRYCTVGRVAHCSEVVRTLSELYPSLQLPQKCADDKPFVPTFQVSKEKAKSLGIEFTPFEVSLKETVECLKEKGFASF; translated from the exons atgagcagtGGAGCAGGAAAGATCGTGTGCGTCACCGGTGCGTCCGGCTTCATAGCTTCATGGATCGTCAAGTTTCTTCTCCAGCGCGGTTACACTGTCAGGGCCTCTGTTCGCGACCCAA ATGAtcccaaaaaaacaaaccacTTACTCGTACTTGATGGAGCTAAGGAGAGACTTCACCTCTTCAAAGCAAATCTACTGGAAGAAGGTGCCTTCGATTCTGCTATTGAGGGCTGTGAATGTGTATTTCATACTGCATCTCCCTTCTTTATTGATGTTAAGGACCCACAG TCATTGCTACTTGAACCTGCAGTAAAGGGAACACTTAATGTTCTTAATTCGTGTGCAAAGTCTCCATCTGTGAAGCGGGTAGTTTTGACATCTTCTGTAGCTGCAGTTTCATTCAATGAAAGACCTCAAACCCCTGATGTGGTTGTTGATGAGACTTGGTTTTCTGATCCGGAATTTGCTAAGAAAGAACAG caaTGGTATGTGCTTTCAAAGACATTGGCTGAAGACACTGCCTGGAAGTTTGCCAAAGAGAAGGGTATTGACATGGTTGCAATTAACCCAGCAATGGTGATTGGTCCTCTCTTACAGCCGGCACTAAATACAAGTGCGGCTGCAATTTTGAACTTAATAAATG GAGCACAGGTGTTTCCTAATCTAACATTTGGATGGGTTGATGTCAGAGATGTTGCCAAAGCACATATTCAAGCATATGAAATCCCTTCAGCTAGTGGAAGATATTGTACGGTCGGGAGAGTTGCACACTGTTCTGAAGTTGTGAGGACTTTAAGTGAGCTTTATCCCTCTTTACAACTTCCACAGAA GTGTGCAGATGATAAGCCGTTTGTGCCAACATTTCAAGTGTccaaagaaaaggcaaaaagcTTGGGTATTGAATTCACTCCTTTTGAGGTGAGCCTTAAGGAAACCGTTGAATGCTTGAAGGAAAAGGGCTTTGCCAGTTTTTAA
- the LOC132163838 gene encoding uncharacterized protein LOC132163838: MASSISSKASKIQKNHSPSSHGTLHKSVPISGLLLFLFCIFSLNPPSNYQPFSRPTTTPSSSTNISHIVFGIVGALNTWNSRKPYVESWWRPNITRGYLFLDGQPTPEFQPWPSNLPPFHVSEDVRNIPTFPKTVRLIPARIVRTIIEAFREGDKNVRWYVMGDDDTIFFVDNLIGVLAKYNHSKYYYIGSNSEFVKSNYDFSFDMAFGGAGYALSYPLVEALAAKLDACILRYPRSHGSDHTLFSCLSDFGVPLTLEKGFHQIDLRNDSSGFLSAQAQTPFLSLHHIDAIDPIFPSMNRSEAVNHLMKAAKADQSRLLQQTICYHRPTNWSFSVSWGYSAYIYENIIPRSILCRPLETFTKWRRRAKPPLYMFDTRRLSSDPCQAPHVFFFDSIELTQGDHDEQVVTTYIRKLPRGLPNCSSTGNHSADAITKIQVLSPATTRLEAEGIECCDIEYDGRTSATQVKYRPCLKDEVIA; this comes from the exons ATggcttcttcaatttcttcaaaagcgagcaaaattcaaaaaaatcacagcCCTTCATCTCATGGAACCCTACACAAGTCGGTACCTATTTCAGGGCTgctcctttttttgttttgcatctTCTCCTTAAACCCTCCCAGCAATTACCAACCTTTCAGTCGTCCCACTACTACTCCCAGCTCTTCGACCAACATCAGCCACATTGTTTTTGGAATTGTCGGCGCCCTGAATACATGGAACTCCAGAAAACCATACGTTGAATCATGGTGGCGACCAAACATAACCCGAGGATATCTTTTCCTTGACGGACAGCCGACGCCGGAGTTCCAACCATGGCCTTCAAATCTTCCTCCTTTTCATGTCAGCGAGGATGTCAGGAACATCCCAACATTCCCCAAAACGGTGAGGCTGATTCCGGCTCGAATCGTGCGAACAATAATTGAAGCGTTTAGGGAGGGAGATAAAAACGTGAGGTGGTATGTGATGGGAGATGACGatacaatattttttgttgataatttaATTGGGGTTCTTGCAAAATACAACCATTCAAAGTACTACTATATTGGGTCGAATTCTGAGTTTGTTAAATCCAACTATGATTTCTCGTTTGATATGGCTTTTGGTGGAGCTGGATATGCTTTGAGCTACCCTCTGGTTGAAGCATTGGCAGCCAAGTTAGACGCTTGTATTTTGAGATATCCTCGCTCCCATGGCAGTGATCATACACTCTTCTCATGTTTGTCTGATTTTGGAGTTCCTTTGACTCTTGAGAAAGGGTTTCATCAG ATTGATCTACGAAATGACTCATCAGGTTTTCTATCAGCTCAGGCCCAGACtcctttcctctctctccaccaCATTGACGCCATTGACCCAATCTTCCCCTCCATGAACCGTTCGGAAGCCGTAAACCACCTCATGAAGGCGGCGAAAGCGGACCAATCCCGTCTTCTTCAACAAACCATATGCTACCACAGGCCAACCAACTGGTCTTTCTCTGTCTCATGGGGCTACTCTGCTTATATCTACGAAAACATAATCCCTCGGAGCATTTTATGCAGACCCCTTGAGACATTTACAAAATGGAGGAGAAGGGCAAAGCCACCCCTCTACATGTTCGACACCCGACGGCTCTCCAGCGATCCCTGTCAAGCTCCTCatgtgtttttctttgattctatAGAGCTTACACAAGGTGATCATGATGAACAAGTTGTAACTACATATATTAGAAAATTGCCTCGGGGTTTACCAAATTGTTCATCCACTGGTAATCATTCAGCGGATGCAATCACCAAAATTCAGGTGCTTTCACCAGCAACAACACGCTTGGAG GCCGAAGGAATAGAGTGCTGTGACATTGAATATGATGGTAGAACCAGTGCTACACAAGTCAAATACAGGCCTTGCTTGAAGGATGAAGTGATTGCCTAG